The following proteins come from a genomic window of Nostoc sp. TCL26-01:
- the ftsZ gene encoding cell division protein FtsZ yields the protein MTLDNNQELTYKNSQSLGQPGLSLAVNSNNPFNNSGLNFGQNHDIKKIAVENSRIGEIVPGRVANIKVIGVGGGGGNAVNRMIESDVSGVEFWSINTDAQALTLAGAPSRLQIGQKLTRGLGAGGNPAIGQKAAEESRDEISTALEGADLVFITAGMGGGTGTGAAPIVAEIAKEMGALTVGVVTRPFVFEGRRRTSQAEQGIEGLKSRVDTLIIIPNNKLLEVIPEQTPVQEAFRYADDVLRQGVQGISDIITIPGLVNVDFADVRAVMADAGSALMGIGVSSGKSRAREAAIAAISSPLLECSIEGARGVVFNITGGSDLTLHEVNAAAETIYEVVDPNANIIFGAVIDDRLQGEVRITVIATGFTGEMQVAPQQNAANARVVTPPPKRSTPQTPPTNAPAPVAEPKEKTGLDIPDFLQRRRPPKN from the coding sequence ATGACACTTGATAATAACCAAGAGCTTACCTATAAGAATTCTCAATCGTTGGGACAGCCGGGTCTCTCACTGGCTGTAAACTCAAATAATCCCTTTAATAACTCAGGGCTAAACTTTGGTCAAAATCACGATATTAAGAAGATTGCTGTGGAAAATAGCCGGATTGGCGAGATTGTGCCTGGTCGAGTCGCTAATATCAAAGTAATTGGTGTTGGTGGTGGCGGTGGTAATGCTGTTAACCGCATGATTGAGTCTGATGTTTCGGGAGTAGAGTTTTGGTCGATTAATACTGATGCGCAAGCGTTGACTTTAGCAGGCGCACCGAGTCGTCTGCAAATTGGGCAGAAATTGACCAGAGGTTTAGGTGCAGGTGGTAATCCGGCGATTGGACAAAAAGCAGCAGAAGAATCACGGGATGAAATTTCTACAGCCCTAGAAGGTGCTGATTTGGTATTTATCACTGCTGGGATGGGAGGTGGTACTGGTACAGGTGCAGCCCCCATAGTTGCAGAAATAGCCAAAGAAATGGGAGCGTTGACAGTTGGTGTGGTAACACGCCCTTTTGTGTTTGAAGGTCGTCGCCGTACCAGTCAAGCAGAACAAGGCATTGAAGGACTCAAAAGTAGAGTTGATACTTTGATCATTATTCCTAACAATAAGTTGCTGGAAGTGATCCCAGAACAAACACCAGTGCAAGAAGCGTTTCGCTATGCCGATGATGTGTTACGTCAAGGGGTGCAAGGAATTTCTGATATTATTACAATCCCTGGCTTGGTAAACGTGGATTTTGCTGATGTGCGGGCTGTGATGGCAGATGCAGGATCAGCTTTGATGGGCATTGGTGTCAGTTCCGGAAAATCGAGAGCTAGAGAGGCGGCGATCGCTGCTATTTCCTCACCGCTATTAGAATGTTCTATTGAAGGCGCTAGAGGCGTTGTTTTTAATATTACTGGTGGCAGTGATTTGACTTTACACGAAGTAAATGCGGCTGCCGAAACAATATATGAAGTAGTTGATCCCAACGCCAATATTATTTTTGGTGCAGTCATCGATGACAGGTTACAAGGTGAAGTTAGAATCACAGTGATTGCAACAGGTTTTACAGGCGAAATGCAAGTAGCACCCCAACAAAACGCCGCTAATGCACGAGTGGTAACTCCTCCCCCCAAACGTTCAACACCACAAACACCACCGACGAATGCCCCTGCACCTGTTGCAGAACCCAAGGAAAAAACTGGATTGGATATTCCTGACTTTCTCCAAAGACGCAGACCACCAAAGAATTAA
- a CDS encoding cell division protein FtsQ/DivIB, translated as MPEIVSVTQKDLAQRRKKLRRQRQMKIVQAIWRTLAITGLASGLLWVALQPMWVLKTPKQISMKSGNQLLSQEAIQSLLVLSYPQSLWRIQPGAIADSLKKQPTIAQATVNRRLFPPGLIIEIQERVPVALAQRSKTQPTNSQKKMSMGLLDANGVWMPLDKYTLVNPQVKLPTLKVIGLPEQYSPYWSQLYPYINQSSVKITEIDYQDPTNLILKTELGKVYLGAALSQLPEQINLLAQLKHIDKKLNPSEIDYIDLKNPDAPLVHMIQKQNLDESKTP; from the coding sequence ATGCCTGAGATCGTCTCTGTCACCCAAAAGGATTTAGCTCAACGTCGTAAAAAATTACGTCGTCAGCGTCAGATGAAGATTGTACAAGCTATTTGGCGGACTTTAGCTATTACTGGTTTAGCTTCTGGTTTGCTGTGGGTAGCACTCCAGCCGATGTGGGTACTGAAAACTCCTAAGCAAATATCCATGAAATCTGGAAATCAATTGCTCTCACAAGAGGCAATTCAGTCTTTGTTAGTGCTATCTTATCCCCAATCTCTGTGGCGAATTCAACCAGGAGCGATCGCTGATTCCTTGAAGAAACAACCCACAATCGCCCAAGCAACTGTTAATCGTCGTCTTTTCCCACCAGGTTTAATTATCGAAATTCAAGAAAGAGTACCTGTAGCACTGGCTCAGAGGTCTAAAACACAACCAACTAACTCTCAAAAAAAGATGTCTATGGGTTTGTTGGATGCCAATGGGGTATGGATGCCTTTGGACAAATATACTTTGGTGAATCCTCAAGTTAAGTTGCCTACCTTAAAAGTCATCGGATTGCCAGAACAATACAGCCCTTACTGGAGTCAACTTTATCCATACATCAACCAAAGTTCCGTGAAAATTACAGAAATTGACTACCAAGACCCAACTAATTTAATTTTGAAAACAGAATTAGGAAAAGTTTATCTTGGTGCTGCCTTATCGCAGTTACCTGAGCAAATCAATCTCCTAGCTCAACTAAAACACATCGATAAAAAACTCAATCCCTCAGAAATAGATTACATTGACTTAAAAAATCCTGATGCTCCATTAGTACACATGATCCAAAAGCAAAACCTTGATGAATCCAAGACTCCGTAA
- a CDS encoding NAD-dependent succinate-semialdehyde dehydrogenase — protein MAIATINPATGETLKTFEPLNDVEIAAKLDLASQAFLEYRNTSFAERSHALQTAADILEQDKADLAKLMTLEMGKPYKAAIAEVEKCAFVCRYYAEHAADFLADVAVKTDASHSFVRYQPLGIILAVMPWNFPFWQVFRFAAPALMAGNVGLLKHASNVPQCALAIAEIIQRAGFPEGVFQTLLIGGARVADLMADDRIKAATLTGSELAGSSLAAAAGKHIKKTVLELGGSDPFIVLESADVEAAATTATTARMLNNGQSCIAAKRFIVAEAIADQFEKLLLEKFTALKIGDPFDPDTDIGPLATPDILQDLHQQVQTAVKSGGRVLTGGHPLADRPGNFYPPTIIIDIPVDAPIAQEEFFGPVALLFRVPNIDAAIQLANATPFGLGASAWTTNNQECDRLTSEIEAGAVFINGLVKSDPRLPFGGIKRSGYGRELSIQGIHEFVNVKTVWVK, from the coding sequence ATGGCGATCGCCACCATCAATCCTGCCACTGGGGAAACGCTCAAAACCTTTGAGCCACTTAACGATGTAGAAATTGCTGCTAAATTAGATTTGGCATCTCAGGCTTTTTTAGAATATAGGAATACGAGTTTTGCCGAGCGATCGCACGCTTTGCAAACGGCAGCAGATATTTTAGAACAAGATAAAGCCGATTTGGCGAAATTAATGACCTTGGAAATGGGCAAGCCTTACAAAGCAGCCATTGCTGAGGTGGAAAAATGCGCCTTTGTTTGTCGCTACTATGCTGAACACGCCGCCGATTTTTTGGCGGATGTGGCAGTTAAAACTGATGCTAGTCATAGCTTTGTTCGCTATCAACCCTTGGGCATAATTCTCGCTGTTATGCCGTGGAATTTTCCCTTTTGGCAAGTTTTTCGCTTTGCTGCACCGGCGCTGATGGCAGGAAATGTGGGTTTACTTAAACACGCTTCTAACGTACCACAGTGCGCTTTAGCAATCGCAGAGATTATCCAACGGGCGGGTTTTCCGGAAGGTGTCTTTCAAACCCTATTAATTGGGGGGGCGAGAGTTGCCGATTTAATGGCTGATGATCGGATTAAAGCTGCAACGTTAACTGGTAGCGAACTAGCTGGATCATCTTTAGCGGCGGCGGCGGGTAAGCACATTAAAAAAACTGTCTTGGAATTGGGGGGAAGTGATCCATTCATCGTCCTGGAAAGTGCGGATGTAGAAGCGGCGGCGACTACAGCCACAACAGCCCGGATGTTAAATAACGGACAATCCTGTATTGCAGCCAAGCGCTTTATTGTCGCAGAAGCGATCGCTGATCAATTTGAAAAACTACTGCTAGAAAAATTCACGGCACTAAAAATTGGTGATCCTTTTGATCCAGATACGGATATTGGGCCATTAGCAACCCCGGATATTTTGCAAGATTTACACCAACAAGTACAAACAGCCGTCAAAAGCGGTGGTAGAGTACTCACCGGTGGCCATCCTTTAGCAGATCGTCCTGGCAATTTTTATCCGCCAACAATTATCATAGATATCCCAGTCGATGCGCCAATTGCCCAAGAAGAATTTTTTGGCCCAGTGGCGTTATTATTCCGTGTGCCTAATATTGATGCGGCAATTCAACTGGCGAATGCTACACCCTTCGGTTTAGGGGCAAGTGCTTGGACAACGAACAATCAAGAATGCGATCGCCTCACTTCGGAAATTGAAGCAGGCGCAGTATTTATTAATGGTTTAGTGAAATCAGATCCCCGATTGCCGTTTGGTGGTATCAAGCGTTCTGGCTACGGCCGAGAATTGAGCATTCAAGGCATACACGAATTTGTCAATGTTAAAACCGTTTGGGTGAAGTGA
- a CDS encoding acetolactate synthase large subunit gives MNTAELLVQCLENEGVQYVFGLPGEENLHVLEALKHSSIQFITTRHEQGAAFMADVYGRLTGKAGVCLSTLGPGATNLMTGVADANLDGAPLVAITGQVGTDRMHIESHQYLDLVAMFAPVTKWNKQIVRPSITPEVVRKAFKRSQTEKPGAVHIDLPENIAAMPVEGKPLHKDNIEKTYASFASLRAAAAAISQAVNPLILVGNGAIRAKASDAVTQFATQMNIPVANTFMGKGVIPYTHPLALWSVGLQQRDFITCGFDNTDLVIAIGYDLIEFSPKKWNPDGKIPIVHIAADAAEIDSSYIPNVEVIGDISDSLMEILKVADRQGKANPYAISLRGNIRADYEQYANDDCFPIKPQKLIYDLRQVMGPEDIVISDVGAHKMWIARHYHCHSPNTCIISNGFAAMGIAIPGALAAKLVYPNRKVVAATGDGGFMMNCQELETALRVGTPFVTLIFNDGGYGLIEWKQENHFGKGQSAFVHFGNPDFVKLAESMGLKGYRVESALDLIPVLKEALAQDVPAVIDCRVDYRENRRFTQKAGELNCTS, from the coding sequence ATGAATACAGCTGAACTTTTGGTACAGTGTTTAGAAAACGAAGGAGTACAATATGTTTTTGGACTCCCTGGTGAAGAAAACTTACACGTTTTAGAAGCGCTAAAACATTCTTCCATACAATTTATTACGACTCGTCACGAACAGGGTGCAGCTTTCATGGCGGATGTCTATGGGCGGCTGACAGGAAAAGCTGGTGTGTGTCTTTCCACCCTTGGCCCTGGGGCGACGAATTTAATGACTGGTGTGGCAGATGCCAATCTTGATGGTGCGCCTTTGGTAGCGATTACCGGGCAAGTGGGAACCGATAGAATGCACATCGAATCCCATCAATATTTAGATTTGGTGGCAATGTTTGCGCCTGTAACTAAGTGGAATAAACAGATAGTTAGACCGAGTATTACACCAGAAGTTGTCCGCAAAGCCTTCAAGCGATCGCAAACCGAAAAACCCGGTGCAGTCCACATCGACTTACCAGAAAATATTGCCGCTATGCCCGTCGAGGGTAAACCTTTACATAAAGATAATATTGAAAAAACCTACGCTTCGTTCGCTAGTTTGCGCGCCGCCGCCGCCGCTATTTCTCAAGCAGTTAACCCGTTAATATTAGTCGGCAATGGGGCAATTCGTGCCAAAGCTAGCGATGCTGTCACACAATTTGCCACCCAAATGAACATCCCAGTTGCTAATACTTTCATGGGTAAAGGTGTGATTCCTTACACTCATCCTTTAGCATTATGGTCAGTCGGATTACAACAAAGAGATTTTATTACTTGTGGTTTTGATAATACAGATTTAGTCATTGCTATTGGTTATGATTTGATAGAATTCTCCCCCAAAAAATGGAACCCAGATGGGAAAATTCCCATCGTACATATTGCGGCTGATGCTGCGGAAATTGATAGTAGTTATATTCCCAATGTAGAAGTCATAGGAGATATTTCTGACTCTCTGATGGAAATTTTAAAAGTAGCAGATAGACAAGGTAAAGCAAATCCTTATGCTATCAGCTTGCGGGGCAATATTCGCGCTGATTACGAACAATATGCCAATGATGATTGTTTCCCCATTAAGCCACAGAAATTAATTTATGATTTGCGTCAGGTAATGGGGCCAGAAGATATCGTGATTTCTGATGTCGGCGCTCATAAAATGTGGATTGCTCGACATTATCATTGTCATAGTCCTAATACTTGTATTATTTCCAATGGCTTTGCCGCTATGGGGATTGCCATTCCTGGCGCTTTGGCCGCAAAACTCGTTTATCCTAACCGCAAAGTTGTCGCCGCCACGGGTGATGGTGGCTTTATGATGAATTGCCAAGAATTAGAAACAGCTTTACGAGTCGGGACACCTTTTGTCACTCTAATTTTTAATGATGGTGGCTACGGTTTAATTGAATGGAAACAAGAAAATCATTTTGGCAAAGGACAGTCAGCTTTTGTCCATTTTGGTAATCCAGATTTTGTCAAATTAGCCGAAAGTATGGGTTTAAAAGGTTACAGAGTTGAATCTGCACTAGATTTAATTCCTGTTCTCAAAGAAGCCTTAGCACAAGATGTACCCGCCGTCATCGATTGCCGTGTAGACTACAGAGAAAATCGCCGCTTCACTCAAAAAGCCGGTGAGTTAAATTGTACTTCCTAG
- a CDS encoding HEAT repeat domain-containing protein → MSLKGAEIARIIKFANEKQPSLLLAISGVAIMTTLPIVLLASTPEVAHTRSLAVDHAEVTVIKASALINKQACSSLKISQAIERWQSQIVESTQILVECGTEATAPLIRLLEDESKDTLSRRAAARVLSQIGSPKAIAALIRIAQQHRSGIRDSAFRAIADINPQARDTVPILIVAVADQDLEVSRVGMAALRRIDPAVPNQVISFLQEALRSNNTERRNTVRSLLNQLSSHSQANISLLTQALESQQEPTRAIAAYVLLQLGRKAQVAIPVLTKAMLDTSSSVRDTVACALGRIGSREAITVLITQLKTGNEATQASAAIGLSSLTAEAREALPVLIAALRDNNEQVRSMAAYALGQMQKHARRAIPALLGRLSDRSANVRISAAYSLAQIAPDDPRIIRLLVRQAVSDVDPTVRDSATESLGQITPEAASTLLEIFASQNENEAEAAAQLLLNLGSTVDSYLTTENLPKILQGISHVRLSFPSNSHRIVFANYALRQLGSNIVPTLISSLNSPNEDIRVGATLALLIGYSEKYFNRQSIEPAIPTLTQTFRNSRLHTLWKSKNQALVMAATQGDQEAYSWVAEIVFGDRLGLSTLALLIWLDESFLDDLKRENAIATNFVREEVFGISAAGGGELVAALPLKNNRPAICRIIFMQKFLWRCRQ, encoded by the coding sequence ATGTCCTTGAAAGGAGCAGAAATTGCGAGGATCATAAAATTTGCTAATGAGAAGCAGCCGAGTCTGTTGTTAGCAATTTCCGGGGTGGCAATTATGACAACTTTACCAATTGTGTTGCTGGCCTCTACTCCTGAAGTTGCTCATACTCGTTCACTAGCGGTTGATCACGCAGAGGTCACTGTAATAAAGGCTTCTGCACTGATTAATAAACAAGCGTGTAGCTCTCTCAAAATTTCTCAGGCTATTGAACGGTGGCAATCTCAAATTGTTGAATCCACTCAAATTTTAGTAGAGTGTGGCACTGAAGCAACTGCACCTCTGATTCGACTGCTGGAAGATGAAAGCAAAGATACCCTTAGCCGTCGTGCTGCGGCTAGGGTTTTGAGTCAGATTGGTTCTCCGAAGGCGATCGCTGCACTAATTAGGATCGCTCAACAGCATCGCTCAGGTATTCGTGATAGCGCATTCAGGGCGATCGCCGATATTAATCCCCAAGCCAGAGATACCGTTCCTATTCTGATTGTGGCTGTCGCCGATCAGGATCTAGAAGTCAGCAGAGTGGGAATGGCAGCATTACGCCGCATCGATCCAGCTGTGCCAAATCAAGTGATCAGTTTTCTTCAAGAAGCCTTAAGAAGCAACAATACTGAAAGACGCAACACAGTTCGTTCCCTACTGAATCAACTTAGTTCCCATTCGCAAGCCAATATTTCATTGTTAACTCAGGCACTTGAGAGCCAACAAGAGCCAACAAGAGCGATCGCCGCCTATGTTCTGCTTCAGCTAGGACGCAAAGCCCAAGTTGCAATTCCAGTTCTGACGAAAGCTATGCTTGATACAAGTAGCTCTGTTCGAGACACGGTTGCTTGTGCATTAGGGCGAATCGGTTCCAGGGAAGCTATTACTGTTTTAATTACGCAGTTAAAAACAGGAAATGAAGCAACTCAAGCCAGTGCAGCGATCGGACTCAGTTCTCTGACGGCTGAAGCAAGAGAAGCACTTCCCGTCTTAATTGCAGCCCTCCGAGACAACAATGAACAGGTTCGTAGCATGGCTGCCTATGCGTTGGGGCAGATGCAGAAACACGCACGTCGAGCAATTCCTGCATTACTGGGAAGGTTAAGCGATCGCAGTGCTAATGTACGCATAAGTGCTGCTTATTCATTAGCACAGATTGCTCCAGACGATCCTAGAATAATTCGCCTTCTCGTCAGGCAAGCAGTTTCAGATGTCGATCCAACAGTTCGAGACAGTGCTACCGAATCTTTAGGACAAATTACCCCAGAGGCAGCTTCAACCCTACTGGAAATTTTTGCCAGTCAAAACGAGAATGAGGCAGAGGCAGCTGCCCAACTCTTGCTAAATTTAGGCTCAACGGTTGACTCGTATTTGACCACTGAGAATCTTCCTAAAATACTACAAGGCATTTCCCATGTTCGGTTGAGTTTTCCGTCTAACTCTCACAGAATCGTGTTTGCGAATTATGCCCTTCGGCAACTCGGCTCTAACATTGTTCCAACTCTCATTTCATCTTTAAATAGCCCAAATGAAGATATCCGAGTGGGAGCAACCTTAGCTCTATTGATCGGTTATTCAGAAAAATATTTCAATCGCCAATCCATTGAACCCGCTATTCCAACATTGACTCAAACGTTTCGCAACAGCCGATTACATACATTGTGGAAAAGTAAAAATCAAGCTCTAGTTATGGCAGCAACTCAGGGTGATCAGGAAGCTTACTCATGGGTTGCAGAAATCGTGTTTGGCGATCGCCTTGGATTATCTACTTTAGCATTGCTGATTTGGTTAGATGAATCGTTTCTGGATGACCTCAAACGTGAAAATGCGATCGCTACTAACTTCGTGCGAGAAGAGGTTTTTGGTATAAGTGCAGCAGGAGGAGGAGAATTAGTAGCGGCACTTCCACTCAAGAACAACCGTCCTGCTATTTGTCGTATAATTTTTATGCAAAAATTTCTTTGGAGATGTCGTCAATAA
- a CDS encoding HEAT repeat domain-containing protein: protein MINIVIQLSVSLIILLPYFTFSGLLKSNFNNSLINLTNYKKAQEVSTKICTNTRIEDLISQLQTLKGSSVEITFILNELVSCDSQAVPALIKVFENEQEKVMVRRIVARALGKIGSQEAISVLVKVAINKKSPVYDSAIRALDDSALGLIFLVTADPLQQMPIDRQKAIPLLVQALSHEDENIRSAAAEALGKIGLDAQIAIPNLIGLVEDKSRTVRAEAINALAQTGKAGINALIEAIKNKKISFSSGAIALVQLEDNSNVRDVVKRATPYLLDAFHNNKIAGQDRWILVQLLNATGQTKAADEVFSALINSEESRPILQRLQPGGAELALEAATSRGIAREPAICRFSFMRRILWRCR, encoded by the coding sequence ATGATTAATATTGTAATTCAATTGAGTGTAAGTTTAATTATTTTACTTCCCTATTTCACTTTTAGCGGTTTGTTGAAAAGTAATTTTAATAACTCACTAATCAACTTAACTAATTATAAAAAAGCACAGGAAGTAAGTACAAAGATATGTACAAACACAAGAATTGAGGATTTAATTAGTCAATTACAAACTTTAAAAGGCTCATCAGTTGAGATCACTTTTATCCTTAACGAGTTGGTTAGTTGTGATTCACAGGCTGTTCCTGCTTTGATTAAAGTCTTTGAAAATGAACAAGAAAAAGTAATGGTTCGTCGGATTGTAGCTAGAGCATTAGGAAAAATTGGCTCCCAAGAAGCTATCTCTGTATTAGTTAAAGTCGCTATAAATAAAAAATCACCTGTTTATGACAGCGCTATTAGAGCTTTAGATGATTCTGCTTTAGGACTCATATTCTTAGTTACTGCTGACCCTTTACAGCAAATGCCTATTGACAGACAAAAAGCTATTCCACTGCTTGTTCAAGCGTTAAGTCATGAGGATGAAAATATTCGATCTGCTGCTGCTGAAGCTTTAGGCAAAATTGGTCTAGATGCCCAAATTGCGATTCCAAACTTAATTGGACTTGTTGAAGATAAAAGCAGAACTGTTCGGGCTGAAGCTATTAACGCATTAGCACAAACAGGAAAGGCAGGAATTAATGCTTTAATAGAAGCCATTAAAAACAAAAAAATAAGTTTTAGTTCTGGAGCTATAGCTCTCGTTCAATTAGAAGATAATTCAAACGTTAGGGATGTGGTAAAGAGAGCTACTCCATATTTACTTGATGCCTTTCATAATAATAAAATAGCTGGTCAAGATAGATGGATTTTAGTTCAGCTTCTAAATGCTACTGGTCAAACAAAGGCAGCAGATGAAGTATTTTCTGCATTAATTAACAGTGAAGAATCTCGTCCTATTTTGCAAAGATTGCAACCAGGTGGTGCAGAACTTGCCCTAGAAGCAGCGACTTCACGAGGAATCGCCAGAGAACCTGCTATATGCCGATTTAGCTTCATGCGTCGAATTTTATGGAGATGTCGTTGA
- a CDS encoding HEAT repeat domain-containing protein — protein MFFYYQQLLKLTLQIFLGFSSGLAAYFLYSSPVFPQIAQSTNEHNSEFLLKDVLIPASRICSNSEIQTYIKQLDLPSEIAISKASYYALVSQCKASAVPALIQALKSQQENIRANAALAIGEIGTKAIAAIPALIEALDDESNAIQINAAYALGQMGWAAEPAIPSLSQQLKDENRAVITSAAYAIGQIGSSLLNERYFQIYGVVTQENGRRRVSLSKEGSEQQKALAIKLYITLFNAFNELYTARIGNREAWNQDVNAETAFLSIVDAIDAIRMINNLYADINPHHGGTPYTNQGGVELLATVQTDIDSKRPAICKVRLLNRVIPRCKNKA, from the coding sequence ATGTTTTTTTATTACCAACAACTCTTGAAGCTAACTTTGCAAATTTTTCTGGGATTTTCATCGGGTCTGGCTGCTTATTTTTTATATTCTTCACCAGTCTTTCCACAAATTGCTCAATCAACCAATGAACATAATTCAGAATTTCTACTCAAAGATGTCCTAATTCCTGCATCACGAATCTGTTCTAATTCTGAGATTCAAACCTACATTAAACAGCTAGATTTGCCTTCAGAAATTGCTATTTCTAAAGCGTCTTATTATGCCTTAGTATCTCAATGTAAAGCATCAGCCGTGCCAGCATTGATTCAGGCATTAAAGAGTCAACAGGAAAATATCCGAGCAAATGCGGCTTTAGCAATTGGCGAAATTGGCACAAAAGCGATCGCTGCAATTCCAGCTTTAATAGAGGCGTTAGACGATGAAAGTAACGCTATCCAAATAAATGCTGCCTATGCACTTGGACAAATGGGATGGGCTGCTGAACCTGCTATTCCTAGCTTAAGTCAACAATTAAAGGATGAAAATCGAGCAGTAATTACCAGTGCTGCTTATGCGATTGGTCAAATTGGCTCATCACTTCTGAATGAAAGGTATTTCCAGATTTACGGAGTAGTTACTCAAGAGAATGGTCGTCGCCGTGTCAGCTTATCAAAAGAAGGTAGCGAACAACAAAAAGCACTTGCGATCAAACTATACATCACTTTATTTAATGCCTTCAATGAACTTTACACTGCCCGTATCGGTAATCGTGAAGCTTGGAATCAGGATGTTAATGCTGAGACTGCCTTTCTTAGTATTGTTGATGCAATAGACGCAATTCGTATGATTAATAATTTGTATGCCGATATTAATCCTCATCATGGAGGAACACCATATACTAATCAAGGTGGAGTAGAACTGCTTGCGACAGTACAAACCGATATAGATAGTAAACGTCCTGCTATTTGTAAAGTTCGTTTGCTGAACCGAGTGATACCGAGATGTAAAAATAAAGCATAA